The following are encoded together in the Spirochaetaceae bacterium genome:
- a CDS encoding DUF115 domain-containing protein, with the protein MTENYRLLKEYHPNLADKIITAEEFTAINFVKGSQGEVIPAFGQNLWYSADSPQKEGEQALKHALHNNNGTVLFLGFGAGYQIEPFLEAAAIRKIIVLDNAFALQKAVFSQVNLTKLLVNPKLHFIYEEDSALAIAKLKQFYQPLRDGTMLVFSLSNIIEYNKNFYINFNILLAKYIKELKEDIAAQGYFGKLWFKNIVHNLINFKNEPLIIEKWPLVAIIGAGPSLNGGILKLKEVKEKGGLLIACDTALTTLMAYNIIPDIVLTTNPQSNVAGCFVGYSNYNFKVLADLVSAPAVMRGFKTTFFAGNHPLSRLSGLSTLDTMGDNIGYTALALAYALGAEQVMSVGLDFAYPNGQIYAKNSCFCINFYSEANRLKTVYRQNWDLLWQDKDIKKIVNGDDYLYQSKLFKSYQEQFKLLKNEGLSKQVWYNSNINAAEFLHNYKVRLENLATKWHYNFEHYTDDDLQIINTLNPLAAGFAKEGGNAILQALNYSLDYLKQKNL; encoded by the coding sequence ATGACCGAAAATTATCGCCTGCTTAAAGAGTATCATCCTAATTTGGCCGATAAGATAATAACGGCCGAAGAATTTACCGCCATCAATTTTGTTAAAGGCAGTCAGGGCGAGGTTATTCCGGCCTTTGGGCAAAATTTGTGGTACAGCGCCGATAGCCCGCAAAAAGAAGGGGAGCAAGCCCTCAAACATGCATTGCATAATAATAACGGCACGGTGCTTTTTTTAGGGTTTGGAGCGGGTTACCAAATTGAGCCTTTTTTAGAGGCCGCAGCTATTCGCAAAATTATTGTGTTGGATAACGCTTTTGCTTTGCAAAAAGCTGTTTTTAGCCAAGTAAATTTAACTAAACTTTTGGTAAATCCTAAATTACATTTTATCTATGAAGAAGACAGCGCCTTAGCTATAGCTAAACTTAAGCAGTTTTATCAGCCGTTGCGTGATGGTACTATGCTGGTGTTTAGTTTAAGTAATATTATTGAGTATAATAAAAACTTTTATATAAATTTTAATATACTTTTAGCTAAATATATAAAAGAACTTAAAGAAGATATTGCGGCGCAAGGTTATTTTGGTAAGCTATGGTTTAAAAATATTGTTCATAATTTAATTAATTTTAAAAATGAACCTTTAATAATAGAGAAATGGCCGTTGGTGGCCATTATCGGGGCCGGCCCCTCATTAAATGGCGGGATACTTAAACTTAAAGAAGTTAAGGAAAAAGGCGGCTTGTTAATAGCCTGCGATACGGCTTTAACTACTTTGATGGCTTATAATATTATACCAGATATAGTTTTAACTACTAATCCACAAAGTAATGTTGCCGGCTGTTTTGTAGGTTATAGCAATTATAACTTTAAAGTTTTAGCCGATTTAGTTAGCGCACCTGCCGTGATGCGCGGCTTTAAAACTACTTTTTTTGCCGGCAACCACCCGTTAAGCCGGTTGAGCGGCCTTTCCACCTTAGATACTATGGGCGACAACATTGGGTACACGGCCTTAGCTTTGGCCTATGCTTTAGGAGCGGAACAAGTTATGAGCGTAGGACTGGATTTTGCTTATCCTAATGGTCAAATTTATGCTAAAAACTCTTGTTTTTGTATAAATTTTTACAGTGAGGCTAATCGTCTTAAGACGGTGTACCGGCAAAATTGGGATTTATTATGGCAAGATAAAGATATTAAAAAAATAGTAAACGGCGATGATTATTTGTATCAGTCAAAATTATTTAAATCATATCAAGAGCAATTTAAATTGCTAAAAAATGAGGGGCTTTCTAAGCAAGTTTGGTATAATAGTAATATCAATGCTGCTGAATTTTTACATAACTATAAGGTGAGGCTTGAAAATTTGGCTACCAAATGGCACTATAACTTTGAGCATTATACCGATGATGATTTACAGATAATAAATACACTTAACCCGCTGGCTGCCGGCTTTGCCAAAGAGGGCGGCAATGCCATTTTACAGGCTTTAAACTATAGTTTAGATTATCTTAAACAAAAAAACCTCTAA